In Synechococcus sp. KORDI-100, a single window of DNA contains:
- a CDS encoding AMP-binding protein, which yields MSLSRLVCDPASPQSSAAALARALARSEWVQLLGPSASTDSPDPGLLPPGSGVLLSTGGSSGERRLCAQPCLHLDRSAAATGDWLRSIGLAPEQTCLFNPLPFHHMSGLMPWWRSRCWGTTHVWLSPAQLKEPSTLLECLSSLPDSAQQPWLLSLVPTQLVRLLDDPGGLHWLQRFALIWVGGAALPVTAAERARQAGIRLAPCYGATETAAMVTALPPQRFLAGENGCGDALNDVELRLLPNRALGVRTPRLALGSWSPLGQQAFSSLSDDAGWWRSGDAADLSAGLRILGRLDGAVHSGGETVFPEQLEVRLLQAAEQEDLPVQALLILGVEDPEWGERLVVLVRTSDPSVLPALQKLTTGWAPADRPRRWLSCPELAPSAAGKWQRQRWRDWVRAL from the coding sequence ATGTCCCTCTCCAGGTTGGTGTGTGATCCGGCATCTCCGCAGTCCAGCGCCGCTGCGTTGGCCAGGGCACTGGCGAGATCTGAATGGGTGCAGCTCCTCGGCCCCTCCGCCTCGACGGATTCGCCCGATCCAGGGCTGCTGCCCCCGGGCTCCGGCGTGCTGCTCTCGACCGGGGGCAGCAGCGGGGAGCGGCGTCTCTGTGCTCAGCCATGCCTCCATCTCGACCGGTCCGCTGCCGCAACCGGGGATTGGTTGCGATCGATCGGACTGGCCCCGGAGCAGACATGTCTGTTCAACCCTCTGCCGTTCCATCACATGAGCGGCTTGATGCCCTGGTGGCGCAGTCGCTGTTGGGGAACGACCCATGTCTGGCTGTCGCCAGCACAACTCAAGGAACCATCGACCCTACTGGAGTGCCTGTCCTCTTTGCCAGATTCTGCTCAACAGCCCTGGCTGCTGTCTCTGGTGCCCACCCAGTTGGTCCGGTTGCTGGATGATCCAGGCGGGTTGCATTGGTTGCAACGCTTTGCCCTGATCTGGGTTGGTGGTGCAGCTCTGCCTGTCACAGCGGCGGAACGGGCCCGTCAGGCGGGGATCCGACTTGCCCCTTGCTACGGGGCCACCGAAACCGCGGCGATGGTGACGGCCCTTCCGCCGCAGCGGTTCTTGGCGGGAGAGAACGGTTGTGGGGATGCCCTGAACGATGTGGAGCTGCGGCTGCTGCCGAATCGAGCTCTGGGGGTGCGGACGCCTCGCCTGGCGCTCGGAAGCTGGTCGCCGTTGGGGCAGCAGGCGTTCAGCAGCCTTTCGGATGACGCTGGCTGGTGGCGATCCGGAGACGCTGCGGATCTCAGCGCAGGGCTGCGCATCCTGGGTCGTCTTGACGGTGCCGTTCACTCCGGTGGGGAGACGGTCTTCCCTGAGCAGCTGGAGGTCCGGCTGCTGCAAGCGGCTGAACAGGAGGATCTTCCGGTTCAGGCGCTGCTGATCCTGGGTGTGGAGGATCCGGAATGGGGTGAGCGTTTGGTGGTGCTGGTTCGCACGTCGGATCCCTCCGTGCTGCCGGCGTTGCAGAAGCTCACCACTGGCTGGGCGCCAGCGGATCGGCCACGACGTTGGTTGTCATGTCCTGAACTGGCGCCGTCTGCAGCAGGCAAATGGCAACGTCAGCGCTGGCGGGATTGGGTCAGAGCTCTCTGA
- a CDS encoding response regulator transcription factor yields the protein MSDAPIPATDEQEAPAPRLLLVDDEPGLRTAVQAYLEDEGFEVATAVDGEEGFAKAQQMLPDLVISDVMMPRLDGYGLLKKLRADERLGGTPVIFLTAKGMTADRTQGYLAGVDDYIPKPFDPDELVARVRNVAQRQQRLLQEAARFADTDMGQMAKQITEIRSLLAQAEALPSKDPVVHSFTPREASVLQLVAEGLMNKEIARQLETSIRNVEKYVSRLFNKTGTSSRTELVRYALEHRLVT from the coding sequence ATGAGCGACGCGCCGATTCCCGCAACAGACGAACAGGAGGCACCGGCTCCCCGATTGCTGCTTGTTGATGACGAACCTGGCCTGCGCACGGCTGTCCAGGCCTACCTGGAAGATGAAGGATTTGAAGTCGCCACAGCGGTTGACGGCGAAGAGGGTTTCGCCAAAGCGCAGCAGATGCTTCCCGATCTGGTGATCAGCGACGTGATGATGCCGCGCCTGGACGGCTATGGCCTGCTGAAGAAGCTTCGGGCTGATGAACGGCTCGGCGGCACACCAGTGATCTTCCTCACCGCCAAGGGCATGACAGCGGATCGCACCCAGGGCTATCTCGCCGGCGTTGATGACTACATCCCCAAGCCCTTTGACCCCGATGAGCTGGTGGCCAGGGTGCGCAATGTGGCCCAGCGCCAGCAGCGCCTGTTGCAGGAAGCGGCCCGTTTCGCTGATACGGATATGGGTCAGATGGCGAAGCAGATCACCGAGATCCGCTCACTCCTGGCCCAGGCCGAAGCCCTGCCCTCCAAGGACCCGGTGGTGCACAGTTTCACGCCACGGGAGGCCAGCGTTCTGCAGCTGGTCGCCGAAGGCTTGATGAACAAGGAGATTGCCCGCCAGCTGGAGACCTCGATCCGCAATGTTGAGAAGTACGTGAGCCGTCTGTTCAACAAGACGGGCACCTCCAGCCGCACCGAACTGGTGCGCTACGCCCTGGAGCACCGTCTGGTGACTTGA
- a CDS encoding DUF456 family protein produces MTPELIWWLALGLQVLAVPGVILPVLPGLLWLPLGAGLWCLQVGLLAGWPAFLLAFVIFGLGLMADVLAVGLATAKQQASRWALLGAGAGVLIGLISGGVALLLAPWLGAALVEAWSLGSRAPDLAWGARLSQAARVGLAVVVALLVSQVAQVLLALVGVTGFVILTVR; encoded by the coding sequence ATGACGCCTGAGCTGATCTGGTGGTTGGCGCTGGGCCTGCAGGTTTTGGCTGTACCGGGAGTGATTCTGCCCGTGCTGCCCGGGTTGCTCTGGCTGCCCCTCGGTGCAGGCCTGTGGTGTCTTCAGGTGGGTTTGCTCGCCGGATGGCCTGCGTTCCTGCTCGCGTTTGTGATTTTCGGGCTGGGGCTGATGGCCGACGTCCTGGCGGTGGGTCTGGCGACGGCCAAGCAGCAGGCCAGCCGTTGGGCGCTGCTGGGTGCCGGTGCGGGCGTGCTGATCGGTCTGATCTCAGGTGGTGTTGCGCTGCTCCTGGCTCCCTGGCTTGGCGCAGCCCTTGTTGAAGCCTGGTCGCTTGGGTCCCGTGCCCCGGATCTGGCCTGGGGAGCCAGGCTGAGTCAGGCGGCCAGGGTGGGTTTGGCCGTGGTGGTGGCCTTGCTGGTGAGCCAGGTCGCACAGGTGCTGCTGGCCTTGGTCGGGGTCACAGGATTCGTGATCCTGACTGTCCGTTGA
- a CDS encoding RNA pseudouridine synthase: MKPGWREAAFNDGWVYRDRVPTAEAGIVLSDWLARRYRHSAAELWLERIVNGELDCDGQRLEADRLLRGGESILWRRPPWLEPAISDQWETIHDDGDLLVINKPSGLPVMPGGGFLRHTLTALLEPTCARPVHRLGRFTSGLQVCARSPQTRALWSRQFRPDGGCRKVYQAWSRRVPGLELGQCLTVSSDVVERPHPLLGWIWGPEPLKEQPIRKRLPAHSELELLERTAEGDRLQVTISTGRPHQIRIHLAQLGSPLLGDLLYLLDREISSTATPGDGGYRLHAWRLVAGGLALQSSLPPDWGTF; the protein is encoded by the coding sequence TTGAAGCCTGGCTGGCGCGAGGCGGCGTTCAACGACGGCTGGGTCTACCGGGATCGGGTGCCAACGGCTGAGGCTGGCATCGTTTTGAGCGACTGGCTGGCCAGGCGCTATCGCCACTCCGCTGCGGAGTTATGGCTTGAGCGGATCGTCAACGGAGAGCTGGATTGCGATGGCCAGCGCCTTGAGGCGGATCGGTTGTTGCGAGGGGGTGAATCGATTCTCTGGCGGCGTCCTCCCTGGTTGGAGCCGGCCATTTCCGATCAGTGGGAGACGATCCACGACGATGGCGACCTGCTGGTGATCAACAAGCCCTCCGGTTTGCCGGTGATGCCCGGAGGAGGTTTCCTGCGCCACACGCTCACCGCCTTGCTTGAACCCACCTGTGCGCGGCCGGTGCACCGCCTGGGGCGATTCACCTCCGGTCTGCAGGTCTGTGCTCGCAGTCCCCAAACGCGCGCCCTCTGGTCGAGGCAATTCCGGCCCGATGGTGGTTGCCGCAAGGTATATCAAGCCTGGAGTCGGCGGGTGCCGGGCTTGGAGCTGGGGCAGTGTTTGACGGTGAGCAGTGATGTGGTGGAACGGCCGCATCCTCTGCTGGGTTGGATCTGGGGGCCGGAACCGCTGAAAGAGCAGCCAATCCGCAAACGGCTTCCAGCCCACTCCGAGCTGGAGCTGTTGGAGCGCACGGCTGAGGGCGATCGTTTGCAGGTGACGATCAGCACGGGGCGGCCGCATCAGATCCGCATTCATCTGGCGCAGCTGGGCAGCCCCTTGCTGGGGGATCTGCTCTATCTGCTGGATCGTGAGATTTCATCCACAGCAACGCCAGGGGATGGGGGGTATCGGCTGCATGCCTGGCGGCTGGTGGCTGGAGGATTGGCCTTGCAGTCTTCTCTTCCCCCCGACTGGGGGACTTTTTAA
- a CDS encoding NAD(P)H-quinone oxidoreductase subunit H encodes MTQLETRTEPMVVNFGPHHPSMHGVLRLVVTLDGEDVVDCEPVIGYLHRGMEKIAENRTNVMFVPYVSRMDYAAGMFYEAVVVNAPERLADISVPKRASYIRVLMLELNRIANHLLWLGPFLADVGAQTPFFYIFREREMIYDLWEAATGQRLINNNYFRIGGVAADLPWGWLEKCRDFCDWFGPKIDEYEKLITNNPIFRRRIEGLGTIAQQDAINWSLSGPMLRASGVAWDLRKVDHYECYDDFDWDVATATEGDCYARYRVRIEEMRQSVKILRQACEMIPGGPTENLEARRLNEGKGSEATGFDYQYVAKKVAPTFKIPDGELYTRLESGKGEIGIFIQGNNDVTPWRFKIRAADSNNLQILPHILKGHKVADIMAILGSIDVIMGSVDR; translated from the coding sequence ATGACGCAGCTTGAAACGCGTACGGAGCCGATGGTGGTCAACTTCGGCCCCCATCACCCCTCCATGCATGGGGTGCTGAGGCTGGTGGTGACCCTGGATGGTGAAGACGTCGTCGATTGCGAGCCCGTGATCGGGTATCTCCATCGCGGCATGGAGAAAATCGCCGAAAACCGCACGAACGTGATGTTCGTGCCCTACGTGAGTCGCATGGATTACGCGGCCGGCATGTTTTATGAGGCGGTCGTGGTCAATGCACCCGAGCGGCTGGCTGACATCTCTGTTCCCAAAAGGGCCAGTTACATCCGCGTCCTGATGCTGGAACTCAACCGGATCGCCAACCATCTGCTCTGGCTTGGCCCATTTCTGGCCGACGTCGGCGCCCAGACACCCTTCTTTTACATCTTCCGGGAACGGGAGATGATCTACGACCTCTGGGAAGCCGCCACTGGACAGCGCCTGATCAACAACAACTACTTCCGCATTGGAGGAGTTGCCGCTGATTTGCCCTGGGGTTGGCTTGAAAAATGTCGAGACTTCTGCGACTGGTTCGGCCCCAAGATTGATGAATACGAAAAACTGATTACCAATAACCCGATCTTCAGGCGCCGTATTGAGGGTCTCGGAACGATTGCTCAGCAGGATGCCATCAACTGGAGCCTCTCCGGTCCGATGCTTCGGGCATCAGGGGTCGCCTGGGACCTGCGCAAAGTGGATCATTACGAGTGCTACGACGATTTCGACTGGGATGTCGCCACAGCCACCGAAGGTGATTGTTATGCCCGTTACAGAGTGCGCATTGAGGAAATGCGCCAGTCGGTGAAGATCCTGCGCCAGGCCTGCGAGATGATTCCCGGAGGGCCCACCGAAAATCTTGAGGCCAGACGCCTCAATGAGGGCAAAGGCAGTGAAGCCACTGGCTTTGACTATCAATACGTGGCCAAGAAAGTTGCACCCACATTCAAGATTCCCGATGGAGAGCTCTACACCCGTCTTGAGTCAGGCAAAGGGGAGATCGGCATCTTTATCCAGGGCAACAATGATGTGACGCCCTGGCGCTTCAAGATCCGAGCAGCCGACAGCAACAACCTGCAGATCCTTCCTCACATCCTGAAGGGCCACAAAGTTGCTGACATCATGGCCATTCTTGGCTCGATCGACGTGATCATGGGCTCCGTTGATCGTTAA
- a CDS encoding thioesterase family protein gives MSNVSKGRSSNPTTWLNLRRDVRFGDTDAAGVMHFHQLMRWCHEAWEESLQRYGIAAVEIFPGGRGSESKPTIALPVIHCEADFLKPVHGGDELIVTLEPERLEPGSFQLRSTFLLKHTETIVARGLIRHLAIDIASRRRCHLPECVDRWLEASGLGQLREL, from the coding sequence ATGTCCAACGTTTCCAAGGGCCGATCAAGCAATCCGACAACCTGGCTCAACCTCAGGCGCGATGTCCGTTTCGGTGACACCGACGCCGCCGGCGTGATGCATTTCCACCAGCTCATGCGCTGGTGTCATGAAGCATGGGAGGAAAGCCTCCAGCGCTACGGAATCGCTGCAGTCGAGATCTTCCCGGGTGGTCGAGGTTCGGAGAGCAAACCAACCATCGCTCTGCCGGTGATCCACTGCGAAGCGGATTTTCTCAAACCCGTTCATGGAGGCGATGAACTGATCGTGACGCTGGAGCCGGAACGGCTGGAGCCGGGCAGCTTCCAACTGCGCAGCACCTTTTTGCTGAAGCACACGGAAACGATCGTGGCCCGTGGTTTGATTCGCCATCTGGCCATTGACATCGCAAGCCGTCGTCGCTGCCATCTTCCGGAGTGCGTGGATCGTTGGCTGGAGGCCTCTGGTCTGGGACAACTCAGAGAGCTCTGA
- a CDS encoding cysteine desulfurase family protein, with protein MQKPSHHGGKNVLIDLTPQPLAFDHQATTPCAEEVIEAMAPYWSDHWGNPSSRQHRLGLKASAAVSLARNQLAACLAITPEQIVFTSGATEANNLALLGRARACGHGHLISVASEHRAVLDPLRQLEREGFSVTLLKPGRDGLITAKQLEEAVTSNTILVSVMAANNEIGVLQPLNALAAICQANSIPFHCDAAQAFGHIPFQPDALGLDLVSLSAHKLYGPKGIGALVIKNEIALTPLQWGGGQEHELRAGTLPTPLVVGFAAAARLALVDLESRAVRLRSLRDQLWAGLKQNLPQIQLNGSLEPRLPHNLNITVPGINGSRLHRALRPHLACSSGSACSRGEPSHVLQAIGHSLRDAEASLRLSLGRTTSERDIDAAIQLITSTIHALNP; from the coding sequence GTGCAGAAACCTTCGCACCATGGTGGCAAGAACGTTCTGATCGATCTGACTCCCCAACCCCTTGCTTTCGATCACCAGGCGACCACCCCCTGCGCTGAGGAGGTGATCGAGGCAATGGCGCCCTACTGGAGCGACCACTGGGGGAACCCCTCCAGCCGCCAGCATCGGCTCGGTCTGAAAGCCTCAGCCGCGGTCAGCCTGGCGCGCAATCAGCTGGCTGCGTGCCTGGCGATCACGCCGGAGCAAATTGTGTTCACAAGTGGAGCCACGGAGGCCAACAACCTGGCATTGCTCGGCCGGGCGCGTGCCTGTGGCCATGGCCATCTGATCAGTGTCGCCAGTGAGCATCGCGCTGTGCTTGATCCGCTGCGGCAACTCGAACGCGAAGGGTTCAGCGTCACCCTGCTGAAGCCAGGGCGCGATGGCCTGATCACCGCGAAACAGCTCGAGGAGGCGGTCACCAGCAACACCATTCTGGTGAGCGTGATGGCTGCCAACAACGAAATCGGGGTCTTGCAGCCCTTGAACGCTCTCGCCGCGATCTGCCAGGCCAACAGCATTCCTTTTCACTGCGATGCAGCCCAGGCTTTTGGACACATTCCCTTCCAGCCGGATGCCCTGGGACTCGATCTGGTCAGCTTGAGCGCCCACAAGCTGTACGGCCCCAAGGGCATCGGCGCCCTGGTCATCAAGAACGAGATCGCCCTCACTCCGCTGCAGTGGGGTGGCGGACAGGAGCATGAACTGCGCGCTGGCACGCTGCCAACGCCCCTGGTTGTGGGCTTTGCAGCCGCTGCCCGCCTGGCACTGGTTGATCTGGAATCCCGTGCTGTGCGATTGCGCAGCCTGCGTGATCAACTCTGGGCAGGTTTGAAGCAGAACCTTCCGCAGATTCAACTGAACGGCTCCCTCGAGCCGCGTCTGCCCCACAACCTCAACATCACAGTCCCGGGGATCAACGGCAGCCGCCTGCATCGCGCCCTGCGACCTCACCTCGCCTGCAGCAGCGGCTCTGCCTGCAGCCGCGGCGAGCCATCCCATGTGCTTCAAGCGATTGGCCACTCCCTCCGGGACGCCGAAGCATCGTTGCGGCTCAGTCTGGGACGGACGACAAGCGAAAGGGATATCGATGCAGCCATCCAACTGATCACATCGACCATCCATGCGCTGAACCCGTGA
- the rsmH gene encoding 16S rRNA (cytosine(1402)-N(4))-methyltransferase RsmH — translation MQASELLPSQHGLLIDATLGGGGHSALLLERHPHLRLLGLDQDPAARAAAADRLALFSDRIQIRAMNFADFTPEEPAAMVLVDLGVSSPQLDQAERGFSFRLDGPLDMRMNPAGGAETAGELIERLEESALADLIYAYSDERLSRRIARRIKSDLASQGAYSGTAALAYAIAGCYPPKARRGRIHPATRTFQALRIAVNQELEALERLLQQAPDWLEPHGLLGIISFHSLEDRRVKQAFLQDPRLQRITRKPLIASADEQQSNPRSRSAKWRLARRRADDA, via the coding sequence ATGCAGGCGTCCGAGCTTTTGCCGAGTCAGCACGGGTTGCTCATCGATGCCACCCTCGGAGGAGGTGGCCACAGCGCCCTGCTGCTGGAACGTCATCCCCATCTCAGGTTGCTGGGCCTGGATCAGGATCCAGCTGCCCGAGCCGCGGCGGCGGATCGGCTGGCGCTGTTTTCGGATCGAATTCAGATCAGGGCCATGAATTTCGCTGATTTCACCCCGGAGGAACCGGCAGCGATGGTGCTTGTGGATCTGGGGGTGAGCAGTCCGCAGTTGGATCAGGCTGAACGAGGCTTCAGCTTCCGGCTGGATGGTCCACTGGACATGCGCATGAACCCGGCGGGGGGAGCTGAAACGGCTGGTGAACTGATCGAACGACTGGAGGAGTCAGCGCTTGCCGACCTGATTTACGCCTATAGCGATGAGAGGTTGTCGCGACGAATCGCCCGGCGCATCAAATCCGATCTGGCCTCCCAGGGTGCCTATTCCGGCACGGCCGCCCTCGCCTATGCAATTGCCGGTTGCTATCCACCAAAGGCTCGGCGTGGACGGATCCACCCTGCAACGCGGACGTTTCAGGCACTGCGGATCGCTGTCAATCAAGAGCTGGAGGCCCTGGAACGGTTGCTTCAGCAGGCTCCGGATTGGTTGGAACCGCATGGTCTGCTGGGAATCATCAGCTTTCACTCGCTGGAGGACCGTCGGGTGAAGCAGGCCTTTCTTCAGGATCCGCGCCTGCAGCGGATCACCCGCAAACCTCTGATTGCCTCTGCAGACGAGCAGCAGAGCAATCCCCGGAGCCGCAGTGCGAAATGGCGGCTGGCACGTCGCAGGGCTGATGACGCCTGA
- a CDS encoding glycosyl hydrolase family 18 protein — translation MSGQLTLTNTGDTALSDWSYTFRTNQKDVQVWSSTYDIVDLGDGSFEVTVRPPSWGASIPAGGSLSLSFNAVSVGLPNSGTLMDEMFFVDSVVESSEPEPEQDSAPDPQPELQSELEPQPEPQPDREPQAQPEPEPQPEPEPQPEAEAPTTDAPTRTFEVDIYSGEVTDFRPGIDRLDFGGQSVHNLILGKTEEGDVTFLSPWNDAQKMTLVGVTYDQLALEDYGVVGNEHLRQDLGGVVSWELGIGEKDPNTTYIRSHEYGKVETIADFDPATDKISFLYYGTRERLSVTQDGADLVISTEPTGQTFIFKNTNLDDIPGASLEFHFDQIVEDNLEVPFRRSVDSLTLKDRTALLTPEAPAGELTDGFQTRSGDAAVNEQPPHDSHSMGEHGSMQMDPDMDMDSETDMDPEMEMDGEMGTESGMDMASDSEPPSPEPSDEVEPAASGLVVSATITDGWSGTFAGNVTVTNTSGMSVGTDWTVSFVSDAPLKSVSNFEFTNSLRDDGRYIVTLSPKSWSAPLAAGSAQSSYYQGSGDVVDPNQVFDLASTAAEVPQQEFEAESEPDSSVVEQPDTPQQPDTPQQPDTGDAVEATDSEVAGTEDSQVSEDDSVLEDSAVIENSFVTESTPVTEGGTVTIDYDRPNGTTDKRVVTYFEEWGIYSRDVNLSDVDGQSMTHMNYSFFDVKADGSITLFDEFAALQKRFPEADQVSRSFSASEYAAMAPELLDIYDNLGRYNTTQNGDAITVTSVPVGWNGVGTNDAGNFEQLRRFKELNPEVNLGFALGGWTLSDEFSTAYATQEGRDKFVSETVRIFETYDFFNVVDFDWEYPGGGGKAGNAVSASDGANFELVLRDLRTALDDLSDRTGRDFEVSIATAGGEEKLANLNLEGIDPYVDFYNVMTYDFHGGWENMTGHQAAMTGDANNYDVTGAVDVFESAGVELSKVVMGAPAYTRAWGNVSDGGSFGYQQPGSGRDATGSFEAGVYDYKDVLNDVVTGTRNLYWDDDNKAAFLYDGDEWSSMETTATIAGKAAYVEEKGLGGMMFWALSNDAEGEASLVEAADDLLRQGASYAEVIGRAPEFDAIIGGNGDFSLSDFTSLV, via the coding sequence ATGTCGGGTCAGCTGACTCTGACAAATACTGGGGATACCGCCCTCAGCGACTGGTCCTACACGTTTCGTACCAACCAAAAAGATGTTCAGGTTTGGTCGTCCACCTATGACATTGTTGATCTGGGGGATGGCTCCTTTGAGGTGACCGTTCGCCCCCCGAGTTGGGGTGCGTCCATTCCTGCCGGAGGCTCCTTGAGCCTGAGTTTCAACGCCGTCAGCGTGGGTCTGCCCAACAGCGGGACATTGATGGACGAGATGTTTTTTGTTGATTCAGTCGTGGAGAGCTCGGAGCCTGAGCCAGAGCAAGACAGTGCACCCGATCCTCAGCCCGAGCTCCAATCTGAGCTTGAGCCCCAACCCGAGCCGCAGCCAGATAGAGAGCCGCAGGCCCAACCCGAACCCGAACCCCAACCTGAGCCCGAACCTCAGCCTGAGGCTGAAGCACCGACGACTGATGCGCCAACACGCACCTTCGAGGTTGATATCTACTCAGGGGAGGTTACTGACTTCCGCCCCGGTATCGATCGTTTGGATTTCGGCGGGCAGTCCGTTCACAACCTGATTCTTGGCAAAACCGAAGAGGGCGACGTCACGTTTCTGAGCCCCTGGAATGACGCCCAGAAGATGACCCTCGTGGGGGTGACCTACGACCAGCTGGCTCTGGAGGACTACGGCGTTGTCGGCAATGAACACCTACGCCAGGACCTGGGCGGTGTAGTGTCCTGGGAGTTGGGCATCGGTGAGAAAGACCCGAATACCACCTACATCCGTTCCCACGAATACGGCAAGGTCGAGACCATCGCCGACTTTGATCCGGCCACCGACAAGATCAGTTTTCTCTATTACGGCACTCGCGAGCGCCTCTCAGTCACGCAGGACGGTGCTGATCTGGTCATTTCGACCGAGCCCACCGGGCAGACCTTCATCTTCAAGAACACCAACCTGGACGACATTCCTGGGGCCAGCCTGGAATTCCACTTCGACCAGATCGTCGAAGACAACCTGGAAGTCCCCTTTCGTCGCTCGGTCGACTCGTTGACGCTCAAGGACCGCACGGCTCTGCTGACCCCCGAAGCGCCTGCCGGTGAGCTGACGGATGGTTTCCAGACCCGGTCCGGTGATGCGGCGGTGAACGAGCAGCCCCCCCACGACAGCCATTCCATGGGCGAGCACGGCTCCATGCAGATGGATCCGGATATGGACATGGATTCCGAGACGGACATGGATCCAGAGATGGAGATGGATGGCGAGATGGGCACGGAGTCCGGCATGGACATGGCCAGCGATTCCGAACCACCAAGTCCTGAGCCTTCCGATGAGGTTGAACCCGCTGCGTCCGGCTTGGTGGTGTCCGCCACGATCACCGATGGTTGGTCAGGGACCTTCGCTGGCAACGTCACGGTGACCAACACCAGCGGCATGTCGGTCGGCACCGACTGGACGGTGAGCTTTGTCTCCGATGCACCGTTGAAGAGCGTCAGCAACTTCGAGTTCACCAATTCGCTCCGTGACGATGGCCGCTACATCGTCACCCTGAGTCCTAAGTCCTGGTCAGCCCCCCTGGCCGCAGGTTCTGCGCAGAGCTCTTATTACCAGGGCTCCGGCGACGTTGTTGATCCCAATCAGGTGTTTGATCTCGCCTCAACTGCCGCCGAGGTGCCTCAGCAAGAGTTCGAGGCTGAGTCGGAGCCTGACTCATCTGTGGTTGAGCAGCCTGATACTCCTCAACAGCCCGATACTCCTCAACAGCCCGATACCGGTGACGCTGTTGAGGCCACTGATAGCGAGGTCGCTGGGACTGAGGACAGCCAGGTCTCTGAAGACGACTCAGTCTTGGAAGACAGCGCTGTTATTGAAAACAGCTTTGTGACTGAGAGCACTCCAGTGACGGAGGGCGGCACGGTCACCATCGACTACGACCGCCCCAATGGCACAACCGACAAGCGGGTTGTGACCTACTTCGAGGAGTGGGGTATTTACAGCCGTGACGTGAATCTGTCTGATGTCGACGGCCAGTCGATGACCCACATGAATTACAGCTTCTTCGATGTGAAGGCGGATGGGTCGATCACGTTGTTCGACGAATTTGCAGCTTTGCAGAAACGCTTCCCTGAGGCCGATCAGGTCAGCCGCAGCTTCAGCGCCAGTGAGTACGCCGCCATGGCACCGGAGTTGTTGGACATTTACGACAACTTAGGGCGCTACAACACCACGCAGAACGGCGATGCCATCACGGTGACGTCGGTTCCGGTGGGTTGGAACGGCGTTGGCACCAACGACGCCGGCAACTTTGAGCAGTTGCGTCGCTTCAAGGAACTCAATCCGGAGGTCAACCTCGGCTTTGCCCTGGGCGGTTGGACGCTGTCCGATGAGTTCAGCACCGCCTACGCCACCCAGGAGGGTCGCGACAAGTTCGTCAGCGAGACCGTCCGCATTTTCGAGACCTACGACTTCTTCAACGTGGTCGATTTCGATTGGGAATACCCGGGCGGCGGTGGCAAGGCCGGCAATGCGGTTTCCGCCAGTGATGGTGCCAACTTTGAGTTGGTGCTGCGCGATCTGCGCACGGCCCTCGATGATCTCTCGGACCGCACAGGGCGCGACTTTGAGGTGTCGATTGCCACCGCTGGTGGCGAAGAGAAGCTCGCCAACCTCAACCTTGAAGGCATCGATCCTTACGTCGACTTCTACAACGTGATGACCTACGACTTCCACGGCGGTTGGGAGAACATGACGGGGCATCAGGCTGCGATGACTGGCGACGCCAACAACTACGACGTCACCGGGGCTGTCGATGTGTTCGAGTCGGCTGGTGTTGAGCTCAGCAAGGTCGTGATGGGGGCCCCGGCCTACACCCGCGCCTGGGGGAACGTCTCCGATGGTGGAAGCTTCGGCTACCAGCAGCCCGGCTCCGGCCGTGATGCCACCGGTTCCTTCGAGGCGGGCGTCTACGACTACAAAGATGTCCTCAACGATGTCGTCACGGGAACCCGCAACCTCTATTGGGACGACGACAACAAGGCGGCGTTCCTCTACGACGGAGACGAATGGAGCTCCATGGAAACCACAGCCACCATTGCCGGTAAAGCGGCCTACGTGGAGGAGAAGGGGCTGGGCGGAATGATGTTCTGGGCTCTCAGCAACGACGCTGAAGGTGAGGCGAGCCTCGTGGAGGCTGCCGATGATCTGCTGCGCCAGGGGGCGAGCTATGCCGAGGTGATCGGTCGCGCCCCTGAATTCGACGCCATCATTGGCGGCAACGGCGATTTCAGCCTGTCGGATTTCACCAGCCTGGTTTGA